A stretch of Rhinopithecus roxellana isolate Shanxi Qingling chromosome 12, ASM756505v1, whole genome shotgun sequence DNA encodes these proteins:
- the NASP gene encoding nuclear autoantigenic sperm protein isoform X2: MATESTATAAVAAELVSADKIEDVPAPSTSADKVESLDVDSEAKKLLGLGQKHLVMGDIPAAVNAFQEAASLLGKKYGETANECGEAFFFYGKSLLELARMENGVLGNALEGVHVEEEEGEKAEDESLAENNDNIDEEAREELREQVYDAMGEKEEAKKTEDKSLAKPETDKEQDSEVKKGGREDMDISESAEEPQEKVDLTLDWLTETSEEAKGETAPEGPNEAEVTSGKPEQEAPDAEEEKSVSGTDVQEECRGKGQEKQGEVIVSMEEKPKEVSEEQPVVTLEKQGTAVELEAESLDPKVKPVDVGGDEPEEKVVTSENEAGKVVLEQLVGQEVPPAEESPEVTTEAAEASAVEAGSEVSEKPGQEATVLSKDGAVNGPSAVGDQTPIEPQTSIERLTETKDGSGLEEKVRAKLVPSQEETKLSVEESEAAGDGVDTKVAQGATEKSTEDKVQIAANEETQEREEQMKEGEETEGSEEDDKENDKTEEMPNDSVLENKSLQENEEEEIGNLELAWDMLDLAKIIFKRQETKEAQLYAAQAHLKLGEVSVESENYVQAVEEFQSCLNLQEQYLEAHDRLLAETHYQLGLAYGYNSQYDEAVAQFSKSIEVIEKRMAVLNEHVKEAEGLSAEYKKEIEELKELLPEIREKIEDAKESQHSGNVAELALKATLVESSTSGFTPSGGGSSVSMIASRKPTDSASSSNCVTDISHLVRKKRKPEEESPRKDDAKKAKPEPEVNGGSGDAVPSGNEVSENMEEEAENRAESRAAVEGTVEAGATVESTAC, encoded by the exons aggTAAGAAGTATGGAGAGACAGCTAATGAGTGTGGAGAAGCCTTCTTTTTCTATGGGAAATCACTTCTGGAGTTGGCAAG AATGGAGAATGGTGTGTTGGGAAATGCCTTGGAAGGTGTGCatgtggaagaggaagaaggagaaaaagcagaAGATGAATCTCTGgcagaaaataatgataatatagATG AGGAAGCAAGGGAAGAGTTGAGAGAACAGGTTTATGACGCcatgggagaaaaagaagaagccaaaaaaacagaagacaagTCTTTGGCAAAACCTGAAACTGATAAAGAACAGGACAGTGAAGTGAAGAAGGGTGGAAGAGAAGATATGGATATAAGTGAATCTGCAGAGGAGCCACAGGAAAAAGTTGACTTGACTCTAGATTGGTTAACTGAAACCTCTGAAGAGGCAAAAGGAGAAACAGCACCAGAAGGACCGAATGAAGCTGAGGTTACTTCTGGGAAGCCAGAACAGGAAGCACCAGATGCTGAGGAAGAAAAATCAGTTTCTGGAACTGATGTCCAAGAAGAGTGCAGAGGAAAAGGTCAGGAGAAGCAGGGAGAGGTAATTGTGAGCATGGAGGAGAAGCCAAAAGAAGTTTCAGAAGAGCAACCTGTGGTGACTCTAGAAAAGCAGGGGACTGCAGTGGAGTTAGAAGCAGAGTCTTTAGACCCGAAAGTCAAGCCAGTGGATGTGGGTGGGGATGAGCCAGAGGAGAAGGTAGTTACCTCTGAAAATGAGGCAGGAAAGGTGGTTCTTGAACAACTGGTAGGTCAAGAAGTGCCACCTGCTGAAGAGTCACCAGAGGTGACAACAgaggctgcagaggcctcagcTGTAGAGGCTGGATCAGAAGTCTCTGAAAAGCCTGGGCAGGAGGCTACAGTTCTCTCTAAGGATGGTGCAGTCAATGGACCGTCAGCTGTAGGAGATCAGACTCCTATTGAACCACAGACTTCTATAGAAAGACTGACAGAAACAAAAGATGGCTCAGGACTAGAGGAGAAGGTCAGGGCAAAGCTGGTTCCTAGTCAGGAGGAGACTAAGTTGTCTGTAGAAGAGTCTGAGGCAGCTGGAGATGGGGTTGATACCAAGGTAGCCCAGGGAGCTACTGAGAAATCAACTGAAGACAAAGTTCAGATAGCTGCTAATGAAGAGACACAAGAGAGAGAAGAACAGATGAAAGAGGGTGAAG AAACTGAAGGATCAGAAGAGgatgataaagaaaatgataagaCTGAAGAAATGCCAAACGATTCAGTCCTTGAAAACAAG TCTCTTCAAGAAAATGAAGAGGAGGAGATTGGGAACCTAGAACTTGCCTGGGATATGCTGGATTTAGCaaagatcatttttaaaag GCAAGAAACAAAAGAAGCCCAGCTTTATGCTGCCCAGGCACATCTTAAACTCGGAGAAGTTAGTGTTGAATCTG AAAACTATGTGCAAGCTGTGGAGGAGTTCCAGTCCTGCCTAAACCTGCAGGAACAGTACCTAGAAGCCCATGACCGTCTCCTTGCAGAGACCCACTACCAGCTGGGCTTGGCTTATGGGTACAACTCTCAGTATGATGAGGCAGTGGCACAGTTCAGCAAATCTATTGAAGTTATTGAGAAGAGAATGG cTGTACTAAATGAGCATGTGAAGGAGGCTGAAGGATTGTCTGCTGAATAcaagaaagaaattgaggaacTAAAGGAACTGCTACCCGAAATTAGAGAGAAGATAGAAGATGCAAAGGAGTCTCAGCATAGTGGGAATGTAGCTGAACTGGCTCTGAAAGCTACTCTG GTGGAGAGCTCTACTTCAGGCTTCACTCCTAGTGGAGGAGGCTCTTCAGTCTCCATG ATTGCCAGTAGAAAGCCAACAGACAGTGCTTCCTCATCAAACTGTGTGACTGATATTTCCCACCTTGTCAGAAAGAAG AGGAAACCAGAGGAAGAGAGTCCCCGGAAAGATGATGCAAAGAAAGCCAAACCAGAGCCGGAGGTGAACGGAGGCAGTGGGGATGCTGTCCCCAGTGGAAATGAAGTTTCGGAAAACATGGAGGAAGAG GCTGAGAATCGGGCTGAAAGCCGGGCGGCAGTGGAGGGGACAGTGGAGGCTGGAGCTACAGTTGAAAGCACTGCATGTTAA
- the CCDC17 gene encoding coiled-coil domain-containing protein 17 isoform X2, with the protein MDSHSGEPALLPCGTCDMVFRSSALLATHTQRFCIGQPTQEKTFGAQPSVATEPQRAEVVPQDLQGLPDQQASKSALKRLTEEVQWLRLSLQEMRPWITEVPRVLAGSWTRSEARPQSPMSEAVGSPSERLQALLRTRARRVAETEAQSRALQRRGQELSRRLQGVACMRGGMSRFFGLEQEIRELRTEARRTRGALEVLGARIQELQAEPGNPLSSGREAKLYSPVLKANPGTLAAEIGALREAYIRDGGRDPGVLDQIWQLQVEASALELQRSQTRRGRAGATSGELPVVEAENRCLEAEILALQMQRSQAALGPQDLRLLCGANLQPKWGRDPPLLPPPVAPPLPPLPGFTEPQLPGTMTRNLGLHPHFLLPTSDVLGPAPYDPGAGLVIFYDFLRGLEASWIWVQLRTGLARDGQDTGGTTTLPPAICLPPPPAPGPMGNCAILASRQPVPRLPPSPSVSLVCELQVWQGLAWARASQPKAWVSLGLFDQDQRVLSGRWRLPLRALPLDPSLSLRQLNGVPQAGQAELFLRLVNARDAAVQTLAEINPASAHEYQYPPPVSSTSSLEANFLTPTVGFADPPPRTEEPLSGVKDRDEGLGPHHSSDLPPVSF; encoded by the exons ATGGACTCCCATTCTGGGGAGCCAGCGCTCCTGCCCTGTGGGACCTGTGACATGGTTTTCCGCTCCTCAGCTCTGTTAGCCACCCACACACAGCGCTTCTGCATTGGCCAGCCGACCCAAGAGAAGACATTTGGAGCACAGCCCTCAGTTGCCACTGAACCCCAGCGGGCCGAG GTTGTGCCACAAGATCTCCAGGGCCTCCCAGACCAGCAGGCCAGTAAATCTGCTCTAAAGAGGTTAACAGAGGAG gtgcagtggctgcgGCTATCCCTACAGGAAATGCGGCCCTGGATAACAGAGGTCCCCAGGGTGCTCGCGGGGTCCTGGACACGTTCCGAGGCGCGCCCTCAGAGTCCCATGTCCGAGGCGGTGGGAAGCCCCAGCGAGCGGCTGCAAGCGCTGCTCAGGACTCGCGCCAGGCGCGTGGCGGAGACGGAAGCGCAGAGCCGGGCCCTGCAGCGACGCGGCCAGG AACTGAGCCGGCGCCTCCAAGGTGTGGCCTGTATGCGGGGCGGGATGTCCCGCTTCTTCGGCCTGGAGCAGGAGATTCGAGAACTACGAACTGAGGCCAGGAGGACGCGGGGAGCTCTAGAGGTGCTGGGGGCCCGCATTCAGGAGCTGCAGGCGGAGCCAGG GAACCCGCTGAGCTCCGGGCGAGAGGCAAAACTCTATTCTCCGGTGCTAAAGGCCAACCCGGGAACTCTGGCTGCCGAAATCGG GGCCCTGCGGGAGGCCTACATTCGAGACGGAGGCCGGGACCCCGGTGTGCTGGACCAGATATGGCAGTTGCAGGTGGAGGCGTCTGCACTGGAGCTGCAGCGGTCGCAGACCCGCAGAG GAAGGGCTGGTGCCACCTCAGGGGAGCTTCCAGTAGTGGAGGCTGAAAACCGGTGCCTGGAGGCAGAAATCTTGGCCTTGCAAATGCAGCGGAGTCAGGCAGCCTTGG GGCCCCAGGATTTGCGACTCCTGTGTGGTGCCAACCTACAACCGAAGTGGGGGAGAGATCCCCCACTCCTCCCACCGCCAGTggcaccaccactgccaccacttcCAGGCTTCACAGAG CCACAGCTTCCTGGAACAATGACCAGAAACCTGGGCCTACACCCACACTTCCTCCTACCCACATCGGACGTGCTGGGCCCTGCACCCTACGATCCTGG GGCTGGCCTGGTCATTTTCTATGATTTCCTGCGGGGCCTTGAGGCTTCCTGGATTTGGGTGCAACTAAGGACTGGCTTGGCACGCGATGGACAGGATACAGGAGGGACCACAACATTGCCCCCAGCCATTTGCCTGCCCCCACCTCCTGCTCCCGGGCCCATGGGCAACTGTGCTATCCTTGCCAGCAGGCAGCCTGTGCCCAG ACTGCCACCCTCACCATCAGTATCTTTGGTCTGTGAGCTGCAGGTCTGGCAGGGGCTGGCATGGGCTAGGGCATCACAGCCAAAGGCTTGGGTCTCACTTGGGCTATTTGACCAAGATCAGCGGGTGCTAAGCGGCCGCTGGCGCCTCCCACTTCGGGCCCTTCCTCTGGACCCCAGCCTTAGCCTCAGGCAGCTGAATGGGGTTCCTCAG GCAGGTCAGGCTGAGCTCTTTCTGCGGCTGGTGAATGCAAGAGATGCAGCTGTCCAGACACTGGCAGAGATCAATCCAGCAAGTGCCCATGAGTACCAGTACCCACCTCCG GTGTCGAGCACATCTTCACTGGAAGCCAACTTCCTCACCCCTACAGTTGGCTTTGCTGATCCCCCACCTCGTACAGAAGAGCCCCTCAGTGGAGTCAAGGATAGAGATGAGGGTTTGGGCCCTCACCACAGTTCTGACTTGCCCCCAGTGAGTTTCTGA
- the NASP gene encoding nuclear autoantigenic sperm protein isoform X1, whose amino-acid sequence MFLLLLRLQIKWRATINLLSVTEDGLHFVEYYLNRIIHLDVDSEAKKLLGLGQKHLVMGDIPAAVNAFQEAASLLGKKYGETANECGEAFFFYGKSLLELARMENGVLGNALEGVHVEEEEGEKAEDESLAENNDNIDEEAREELREQVYDAMGEKEEAKKTEDKSLAKPETDKEQDSEVKKGGREDMDISESAEEPQEKVDLTLDWLTETSEEAKGETAPEGPNEAEVTSGKPEQEAPDAEEEKSVSGTDVQEECRGKGQEKQGEVIVSMEEKPKEVSEEQPVVTLEKQGTAVELEAESLDPKVKPVDVGGDEPEEKVVTSENEAGKVVLEQLVGQEVPPAEESPEVTTEAAEASAVEAGSEVSEKPGQEATVLSKDGAVNGPSAVGDQTPIEPQTSIERLTETKDGSGLEEKVRAKLVPSQEETKLSVEESEAAGDGVDTKVAQGATEKSTEDKVQIAANEETQEREEQMKEGEETEGSEEDDKENDKTEEMPNDSVLENKSLQENEEEEIGNLELAWDMLDLAKIIFKRQETKEAQLYAAQAHLKLGEVSVESENYVQAVEEFQSCLNLQEQYLEAHDRLLAETHYQLGLAYGYNSQYDEAVAQFSKSIEVIEKRMAVLNEHVKEAEGLSAEYKKEIEELKELLPEIREKIEDAKESQHSGNVAELALKATLVESSTSGFTPSGGGSSVSMIASRKPTDSASSSNCVTDISHLVRKKRKPEEESPRKDDAKKAKPEPEVNGGSGDAVPSGNEVSENMEEEAENRAESRAAVEGTVEAGATVESTAC is encoded by the exons aggTAAGAAGTATGGAGAGACAGCTAATGAGTGTGGAGAAGCCTTCTTTTTCTATGGGAAATCACTTCTGGAGTTGGCAAG AATGGAGAATGGTGTGTTGGGAAATGCCTTGGAAGGTGTGCatgtggaagaggaagaaggagaaaaagcagaAGATGAATCTCTGgcagaaaataatgataatatagATG AGGAAGCAAGGGAAGAGTTGAGAGAACAGGTTTATGACGCcatgggagaaaaagaagaagccaaaaaaacagaagacaagTCTTTGGCAAAACCTGAAACTGATAAAGAACAGGACAGTGAAGTGAAGAAGGGTGGAAGAGAAGATATGGATATAAGTGAATCTGCAGAGGAGCCACAGGAAAAAGTTGACTTGACTCTAGATTGGTTAACTGAAACCTCTGAAGAGGCAAAAGGAGAAACAGCACCAGAAGGACCGAATGAAGCTGAGGTTACTTCTGGGAAGCCAGAACAGGAAGCACCAGATGCTGAGGAAGAAAAATCAGTTTCTGGAACTGATGTCCAAGAAGAGTGCAGAGGAAAAGGTCAGGAGAAGCAGGGAGAGGTAATTGTGAGCATGGAGGAGAAGCCAAAAGAAGTTTCAGAAGAGCAACCTGTGGTGACTCTAGAAAAGCAGGGGACTGCAGTGGAGTTAGAAGCAGAGTCTTTAGACCCGAAAGTCAAGCCAGTGGATGTGGGTGGGGATGAGCCAGAGGAGAAGGTAGTTACCTCTGAAAATGAGGCAGGAAAGGTGGTTCTTGAACAACTGGTAGGTCAAGAAGTGCCACCTGCTGAAGAGTCACCAGAGGTGACAACAgaggctgcagaggcctcagcTGTAGAGGCTGGATCAGAAGTCTCTGAAAAGCCTGGGCAGGAGGCTACAGTTCTCTCTAAGGATGGTGCAGTCAATGGACCGTCAGCTGTAGGAGATCAGACTCCTATTGAACCACAGACTTCTATAGAAAGACTGACAGAAACAAAAGATGGCTCAGGACTAGAGGAGAAGGTCAGGGCAAAGCTGGTTCCTAGTCAGGAGGAGACTAAGTTGTCTGTAGAAGAGTCTGAGGCAGCTGGAGATGGGGTTGATACCAAGGTAGCCCAGGGAGCTACTGAGAAATCAACTGAAGACAAAGTTCAGATAGCTGCTAATGAAGAGACACAAGAGAGAGAAGAACAGATGAAAGAGGGTGAAG AAACTGAAGGATCAGAAGAGgatgataaagaaaatgataagaCTGAAGAAATGCCAAACGATTCAGTCCTTGAAAACAAG TCTCTTCAAGAAAATGAAGAGGAGGAGATTGGGAACCTAGAACTTGCCTGGGATATGCTGGATTTAGCaaagatcatttttaaaag GCAAGAAACAAAAGAAGCCCAGCTTTATGCTGCCCAGGCACATCTTAAACTCGGAGAAGTTAGTGTTGAATCTG AAAACTATGTGCAAGCTGTGGAGGAGTTCCAGTCCTGCCTAAACCTGCAGGAACAGTACCTAGAAGCCCATGACCGTCTCCTTGCAGAGACCCACTACCAGCTGGGCTTGGCTTATGGGTACAACTCTCAGTATGATGAGGCAGTGGCACAGTTCAGCAAATCTATTGAAGTTATTGAGAAGAGAATGG cTGTACTAAATGAGCATGTGAAGGAGGCTGAAGGATTGTCTGCTGAATAcaagaaagaaattgaggaacTAAAGGAACTGCTACCCGAAATTAGAGAGAAGATAGAAGATGCAAAGGAGTCTCAGCATAGTGGGAATGTAGCTGAACTGGCTCTGAAAGCTACTCTG GTGGAGAGCTCTACTTCAGGCTTCACTCCTAGTGGAGGAGGCTCTTCAGTCTCCATG ATTGCCAGTAGAAAGCCAACAGACAGTGCTTCCTCATCAAACTGTGTGACTGATATTTCCCACCTTGTCAGAAAGAAG AGGAAACCAGAGGAAGAGAGTCCCCGGAAAGATGATGCAAAGAAAGCCAAACCAGAGCCGGAGGTGAACGGAGGCAGTGGGGATGCTGTCCCCAGTGGAAATGAAGTTTCGGAAAACATGGAGGAAGAG GCTGAGAATCGGGCTGAAAGCCGGGCGGCAGTGGAGGGGACAGTGGAGGCTGGAGCTACAGTTGAAAGCACTGCATGTTAA
- the CCDC17 gene encoding coiled-coil domain-containing protein 17 isoform X1: MDSHSGEPALLPCGTCDMVFRSSALLATHTQRFCIGQPTQEKTFGAQPSVATEPQRAEVVPQDLQGLPDQQASKSALKRLTEEEMRPWITEVPRVLAGSWTRSEARPQSPMSEAVGSPSERLQALLRTRARRVAETEAQSRALQRRGQELSRRLQGVACMRGGMSRFFGLEQEIRELRTEARRTRGALEVLGARIQELQAEPGNPLSSGREAKLYSPVLKANPGTLAAEIGALREAYIRDGGRDPGVLDQIWQLQVEASALELQRSQTRRGRAGATSGELPVVEAENRCLEAEILALQMQRSQAALGPQDLRLLCGANLQPKWGRDPPLLPPPVAPPLPPLPGFTEPQLPGTMTRNLGLHPHFLLPTSDVLGPAPYDPGAGLVIFYDFLRGLEASWIWVQLRTGLARDGQDTGGTTTLPPAICLPPPPAPGPMGNCAILASRQPVPRLPPSPSVSLVCELQVWQGLAWARASQPKAWVSLGLFDQDQRVLSGRWRLPLRALPLDPSLSLRQLNGVPQAGQAELFLRLVNARDAAVQTLAEINPASAHEYQYPPPVSSTSSLEANFLTPTVGFADPPPRTEEPLSGVKDRDEGLGPHHSSDLPPVSF; the protein is encoded by the exons ATGGACTCCCATTCTGGGGAGCCAGCGCTCCTGCCCTGTGGGACCTGTGACATGGTTTTCCGCTCCTCAGCTCTGTTAGCCACCCACACACAGCGCTTCTGCATTGGCCAGCCGACCCAAGAGAAGACATTTGGAGCACAGCCCTCAGTTGCCACTGAACCCCAGCGGGCCGAG GTTGTGCCACAAGATCTCCAGGGCCTCCCAGACCAGCAGGCCAGTAAATCTGCTCTAAAGAGGTTAACAGAGGAG GAAATGCGGCCCTGGATAACAGAGGTCCCCAGGGTGCTCGCGGGGTCCTGGACACGTTCCGAGGCGCGCCCTCAGAGTCCCATGTCCGAGGCGGTGGGAAGCCCCAGCGAGCGGCTGCAAGCGCTGCTCAGGACTCGCGCCAGGCGCGTGGCGGAGACGGAAGCGCAGAGCCGGGCCCTGCAGCGACGCGGCCAGG AACTGAGCCGGCGCCTCCAAGGTGTGGCCTGTATGCGGGGCGGGATGTCCCGCTTCTTCGGCCTGGAGCAGGAGATTCGAGAACTACGAACTGAGGCCAGGAGGACGCGGGGAGCTCTAGAGGTGCTGGGGGCCCGCATTCAGGAGCTGCAGGCGGAGCCAGG GAACCCGCTGAGCTCCGGGCGAGAGGCAAAACTCTATTCTCCGGTGCTAAAGGCCAACCCGGGAACTCTGGCTGCCGAAATCGG GGCCCTGCGGGAGGCCTACATTCGAGACGGAGGCCGGGACCCCGGTGTGCTGGACCAGATATGGCAGTTGCAGGTGGAGGCGTCTGCACTGGAGCTGCAGCGGTCGCAGACCCGCAGAG GAAGGGCTGGTGCCACCTCAGGGGAGCTTCCAGTAGTGGAGGCTGAAAACCGGTGCCTGGAGGCAGAAATCTTGGCCTTGCAAATGCAGCGGAGTCAGGCAGCCTTGG GGCCCCAGGATTTGCGACTCCTGTGTGGTGCCAACCTACAACCGAAGTGGGGGAGAGATCCCCCACTCCTCCCACCGCCAGTggcaccaccactgccaccacttcCAGGCTTCACAGAG CCACAGCTTCCTGGAACAATGACCAGAAACCTGGGCCTACACCCACACTTCCTCCTACCCACATCGGACGTGCTGGGCCCTGCACCCTACGATCCTGG GGCTGGCCTGGTCATTTTCTATGATTTCCTGCGGGGCCTTGAGGCTTCCTGGATTTGGGTGCAACTAAGGACTGGCTTGGCACGCGATGGACAGGATACAGGAGGGACCACAACATTGCCCCCAGCCATTTGCCTGCCCCCACCTCCTGCTCCCGGGCCCATGGGCAACTGTGCTATCCTTGCCAGCAGGCAGCCTGTGCCCAG ACTGCCACCCTCACCATCAGTATCTTTGGTCTGTGAGCTGCAGGTCTGGCAGGGGCTGGCATGGGCTAGGGCATCACAGCCAAAGGCTTGGGTCTCACTTGGGCTATTTGACCAAGATCAGCGGGTGCTAAGCGGCCGCTGGCGCCTCCCACTTCGGGCCCTTCCTCTGGACCCCAGCCTTAGCCTCAGGCAGCTGAATGGGGTTCCTCAG GCAGGTCAGGCTGAGCTCTTTCTGCGGCTGGTGAATGCAAGAGATGCAGCTGTCCAGACACTGGCAGAGATCAATCCAGCAAGTGCCCATGAGTACCAGTACCCACCTCCG GTGTCGAGCACATCTTCACTGGAAGCCAACTTCCTCACCCCTACAGTTGGCTTTGCTGATCCCCCACCTCGTACAGAAGAGCCCCTCAGTGGAGTCAAGGATAGAGATGAGGGTTTGGGCCCTCACCACAGTTCTGACTTGCCCCCAGTGAGTTTCTGA